The DNA segment CGTGGATCGCACGGTTGCCGAAACGGGCGGTTTTCGTTTTGCGAATGTCGCCACGGTCGATAACCCCGATTTTTTGCCCGGCGCAGCCAAGTATTTCGATTTGCCCGGTTTGCTGGCACTGTGCACATCGCACGAATTATGGTTGCGCGGTGAGACATTCCCCGACCCGGCGGTTGCCGCGTCTGCATCAACTTCGGCGCCGACCAATGATATGGATGTGGTCGCCGCCGCGTTCAAAGCCGCCGGAGCACAAGATAAAATCACGGTCTATGATGGGCCGGCTGAAAAGGCGGAAGATGCGGCCATCGAATGGCTGCTACGGAAGTGAGCATTTGAACTTATGCTCCTGCGATCCAGCGCAACATATGCAATACGATAGCCGCCACGCCAAACGCAGCCAGAAATGTTTTCAATTCGTCTCCCCATATAAACCCGGTGGTTCTCATGGCCGACGAATGTACGTGTCCCGATGGTTGTGCAGCATCAGCGGGCAGCGACAATGGGCGCTCAATCGGTGCGGCTTTCCCTGATGTTATATTCCCGACGCTATTACGTTCCGCGATTCTTGGGGTCGGTGCATTGCTCCAAGCGAGCGATCCACCTTCGTTTTGCGAGGGGCCGAGATTTCCCTCAAACCGCGCCGGTGGTGGCGCGGCGCTGTTTCCTCGCAAGGGATTGGCCACAATCGCAGGGGCATGACCTTGGTTTGAATTATTCGGCGGCAGGGTTCGCAAATCCAGCGAAGTCAGTTGCAAGAACTGATTCACACGGCCGCCATAGCTTCCATCGGTGTGGCCTCCCCCTTCGCCAAACAACACGCCAGCGAGCTCTCCTTGAGTATTGAAAATGGGGCCGCCGGAATCGCCGTGGCGCGCCGCCGCGGCCAGTTCGACAATTTCGGCCGGCTGGCCCGGCGCCGGAGACAAATACTCCGTGCAAGGCCCTGATTGCATTTTGTAATCTCCTTTGCCATATCCGGCGATGGTAAGCATTTCGCCTGGCCGTGGTGGCACAGTGGAAACCGGCACGGGCGTCACTGCGGGGGGCTTCCAAATCAATAGCGCGGCCAAATCCCATTCTTTGTCAGTACGCACAACCCGCGCCATGGAATGAAATCCGTCCGCAAACACAACTTCCACCGGTCCTACAGCATCGCGCACCACATGCCAGTTGGTAATGATCAGCCCGTAATCTTGATTGGCATCTACCAGAGTGCCGGAGCCCAGCGACATGCTATCTGTGTCGACCGCAATCACGCGCACAACAGCCGGATGCGGCGTCTGCCGTTGCGGTGTGGAAGGCAAAAGCGAAGCCGGGCGAAAGAGTTCGATGTTGTCGGCCGAGGCAACTTCTGCGCAGGCCGGGTTCGTTGCGGCCAAAACACAGAGTGCCGCTACGCTGCACAAACAGCCGATGGAGGCCGTACGCTTCGCGTTCATGCCGGTCTTTGCGGAGTATCGCCGGAGGCTTGTCCCTGGCCGATGAAATCATCGGGGTCGAAAACCGCCAAATTCACTAATGCATCGGGCGCAACGTTGCCAGCCCGCTCGAAAGGCCGTGCAATTCCCTTGGTCGAGCGGCGCTGGGATTCGCTTTGCAAAATCATCTGCAACAATCGACGGCGGAGTTGTTCTCGATCGTGCGGCAATTTTAGCGCACCTTCGGAGTGAGCCGGATTAACAGTCGTCTTGCGATGGTGTGATGATCGTTTCATGCGGCAATCGGACGACCGCCTTGTAGGTCGGCGTCTCGTGGTGGAAAATCTTGCCCGTGGTTGTATTGTGCTTTCAGTCGTTGCAGTTCCGCTCGTAGCGCGTTATCGGCCAATTTCGCCAATGTCAACCGGGCGGGAAAACCGGCTAAATGCACAGCGGCATTGCGGGCTTCATCCAGCACTTCGGTGGAAAGGTATAACGTGGCGCGCACTTTGGAAACGGAGCTGTCTCGGGCAGGCTGATGCATGACGCCTCCTGGCGGAAAATCCGGTGGGTCATCCACACGGTAACGGTAAGCGAAGAAATGTTGTGGTGGGGGTTAACGTCAGACGTTTCACGACATGTCCGACCATTGTTGAGTTTCGGACATCGTCCCACGGAAACCCAAAAAAGAAATCATTCGCTGCTGTCATCGACAGATATAGTGGATTTACCGCAGCCGGAAAACTTTTCGCAGGCCATGCGACGGGAAGAAAACGCCTGCTCAAAAGCGGAATTCTCACTACGCCTTGAAGCGTCAAATCTTAGCACCGCAATTACGCCAGCGTTCGCCCCACGGCGGCCGCCACCTTGCGACACGAGTCCATCGCCTGGCGGAACTGCTCGGGATTCATCGATTGATTTCCATCCGAAAGCGCGTTCTCAGGATCGGAGTGCACCTCGACAATCAGCCCATCGGCGCCCGCCGCCACACTGGCTGCACACATTTGCGGCACCAGCCACGTGTGTCCAGTGCCGTGGCTAGGGTCAACCACCACCGGCAAATGCGTTTTGCCATGCAAATAAACCACCGTGGCCAACGGCAAGGTAAATCGGGTGTGAGTTTCGAAGGTACGAATGCCGCGCTCGCACAGCATGATTTGCTGATTACCGGCATCCAAAATGTACTCAGCCGCCAACAACAGTTCTTCAATTGTGGCGCTAGGGCCGCGCTTCAAAAGCACAGCTCGCCCCGCCTTTCCGACAGACTCCAACAACCGATAATTTTGCATGTTGCGCGCGCCAATTTGTAATACATCCGCATATCGTGCAACTAATTCTACGTCCTCGGTCGCCACCACTTCCGTCACAATGGCCAGACCGGTAGCGTCACGCGCTGCTTGGAGCAACTTTAAACCTTCGTCTTTCAAACCCTGGAAGCTGTAAGGACTGGTGCGCGGCTTGAATGCTCCGCCGCGCAGGGCAGTGGCGCCAGCGGCCTTTACGGCCTTGGCCGTGGCGAGAATTTGCCCTTCGCTTTCAACAGAGCAGGGGCCAGCAATTACGCCCACCGTGCCGCCGCCAACGGTCAAACTGCCGGCGCGTACCACTGTGGGGTCAGTCCGTACTTCACGGCTAGCTATTTTATAGGGGGCCAAAATTGGCACAACTTCGGCTACGCCGGGCCCGCTTTCCAGCGAATCTTTGTAGGTTTTGCGGTCATCGCCGACTACGGCAATTACCGTGCGCTCGGTCCCATTGATCACATGCGGCCGTAAGCCCAACTTGTGCACGCGTTGGACCATACGCTCAATATCTTCTGCCGAAGCATCTTTTTTCATGACGACTATCACGAGTGTGGCTTCCTATACAGGTTGGTGAGTTGACCAAAAAAAAGCCCCGATCTCCGGCTTTCCGGGTCTCGGGGCTGTTTCCACTTTGCTTTGTGGCTTGGTGAGAGCGGTTAACAACCTCCCTCGGCCCCGCAAGCGAGCGGGCTAAAGTAAAACCAAAACGCAAAAAAGCTGTTAACTGTGCAGCTCATATCCACATTGTGTCATGCGATGCCCTGGAACGCAAGCGCGAAATGAAAGTGGCAAAAATCATGGGGATGTGCAGAAAATTGAGAGAAAATCCGTGACTCACGCTTCATCGTAGCCACCGCGCTACTTGTTCTGGCGTGCGCTGGCTAAGGCCGCTTCCACCTGCGATTGGACGCGCTGCGGCGCTCGGACAATCAGCGCACCGCTGGGAATATCGAAGTGAAGCACTCCTCTACTGACCGCATCGTTCGCGCTGACAGCATTTGAATCGGCGTTCCAAAGTTGTGGTTCAATTTTCGCCATGATCTGTTTGATCAGCTTTTTACTGGTCGCAGTATCTGGTGCTAAATCGCGGGCCGCATAAAACTCGGTATCCATTTGCTCCCGCGCCGCCGGATGGCTTGTAATTTCAATCGTGCGGCGATCAATTGCGCGCCATGTAAGATCAGCCGACGCTGTCAAATTGTCCAGTAACTTCTCCAGCGGTGTGTTTACAGCGACCGCCGCACATTCGCTATCCGCCGATGTTCCTTCCTGCGC comes from the Pirellulales bacterium genome and includes:
- a CDS encoding serine protease; translation: MNAKRTASIGCLCSVAALCVLAATNPACAEVASADNIELFRPASLLPSTPQRQTPHPAVVRVIAVDTDSMSLGSGTLVDANQDYGLIITNWHVVRDAVGPVEVVFADGFHSMARVVRTDKEWDLAALLIWKPPAVTPVPVSTVPPRPGEMLTIAGYGKGDYKMQSGPCTEYLSPAPGQPAEIVELAAAARHGDSGGPIFNTQGELAGVLFGEGGGHTDGSYGGRVNQFLQLTSLDLRTLPPNNSNQGHAPAIVANPLRGNSAAPPPARFEGNLGPSQNEGGSLAWSNAPTPRIAERNSVGNITSGKAAPIERPLSLPADAAQPSGHVHSSAMRTTGFIWGDELKTFLAAFGVAAIVLHMLRWIAGA
- the aroF gene encoding 3-deoxy-7-phosphoheptulonate synthase, with the translated sequence MIVVMKKDASAEDIERMVQRVHKLGLRPHVINGTERTVIAVVGDDRKTYKDSLESGPGVAEVVPILAPYKIASREVRTDPTVVRAGSLTVGGGTVGVIAGPCSVESEGQILATAKAVKAAGATALRGGAFKPRTSPYSFQGLKDEGLKLLQAARDATGLAIVTEVVATEDVELVARYADVLQIGARNMQNYRLLESVGKAGRAVLLKRGPSATIEELLLAAEYILDAGNQQIMLCERGIRTFETHTRFTLPLATVVYLHGKTHLPVVVDPSHGTGHTWLVPQMCAASVAAGADGLIVEVHSDPENALSDGNQSMNPEQFRQAMDSCRKVAAAVGRTLA